Proteins from a single region of Chlorocebus sabaeus isolate Y175 chromosome 7, mChlSab1.0.hap1, whole genome shotgun sequence:
- the DMP1 gene encoding dentin matrix acidic phosphoprotein 1: MKISILLTFLWGLSCALPVARYQNNKSESSEEWKGHLTQAPTPPLANEDPSDSTESEEGLGSDDDQYIYRPAGGFSRSTGKEGDDKDDDEDDSGDDTFGDDDSGPGPKDRQEGGNSRLGSDEDSDDTIQSSEEGAPQGQDSAQDTTSESRELDNEDQVDSRPESDSEEHWVGGVSDGESSHGDGSEFDDEGMQSDDPDSIRSERGNSRMNSAGMKSKESGENSEQANTQDSGDSQLLEHPSRKIFRKSRISEEDDRGEFDDNNTMEEVKSDSTENSNSRDAGLGQPRRDSKGDSQEDSKENMSQEDSQNVDSPSSESSQEGNLPSWENSSESQEEVVSESRGDNPDPTPSHVEDQEDSDSSEEDSSHTLSHSKSESREEQADSESSESLSFSEESPESPEDENSSSQEGLQSHSTSAESQSEESQSEEDDSDSQDSSRSKEDSNSTESESSSEEDGQLKNIEIESRKLTVDAYHNKPIGDQDDNDCQDGY; the protein is encoded by the exons ATGAAGATCAGCATCCTGCTCACGTTCCTTTGGGGATTATCCTGCGCTCTCCCA GTAGCCAGGTATCAAAATAATAAATCGGAGAGTTCTGAAGAATGGAAG GGTCATTTGACTCAGGCACCAACACCTCCCTTG GCAAATGAAGACCCCAGTGACAGCACTGAGTCAGAGGAGGGCCTGGGCTCTGATGATGATCAATACATTTATAGGCCAGCTGGTGGCTTCTCCAGGAGCACAGGAAAAGAAGGAGATGATAAAGATGACGATGAAGACGACAGTGGAGATGATACCTTTGGCGATGATGACAGTGGTCCAGGGCCCAAAGACAGACAAGAAGGAGGAAACTCCAGACTGGGAAGTGATGAGGACTCTGATGACACCATACAATCCAGTGAAGAGGGTGCCCCACAAGGGCAAGACAGTGCCCAGGATACCACCAGTGAGAGCAGGGAACTTGACAATGAGGACCAGGTGGACAGCAGGCCTGAGAGTGACAGTGAAGAGCACTGGGTGGGAGGTGTCAGCGATGGGGAGAGCAGCCATGGAGACGGCTCTGAGTTTGACGATGAGGGAATGCAGAGTGATGACCCAGACAGCATcagaagtgaaaggggaaactcCAGGATGAACAGTGCAGGCATGAAATCAAAAGAATCTGGAGAAAACAGTGAGCAAGCAAACACTCAAGATTCAGGTGACAGCCAATTGCTGGAGCATCCCAGTAGGAAAATTTTTAGGAAGTCTCGCATCTCAGAGGAAGATGATAGAGGTGAATTTGATGACAACAACACAATGGAAGAAGTCAAGAGTGACTCTACAGAAAACAGCAACTCCAGAGATGCTGGCCTCGGCCAACCCAGGAGAGACAGCAAGGGTGACTCTCAAGAAGACAGCAAGGAGAATATGTCCCAGGAAGACAGCCAAAACGTAGATAGCCCCAGCAGTGAGTCCAGCCAAGAGGGCAACCTGCCATCTTGGGAGAACAGCAGTGAGTCTCAGGAAGAGGTGGTGAGTGAGTCCAGAGGAGACAACCCGGACCCCACACCTAGTCATGTAGAAGATCAGGAAGACAGTGACTCCAGCGAGGAGGACAGCTCGCACACACTCTCCCACTCAAAAAGTGAATCCAGAGAGGAGCAAGCAGACAGCGAATCCAGTGAGAGCCTCAGCTTCTCAGAGGAAAGCCCGGAGTCCCCCGAGGATGAGAACAGCTCCAGCCAGGAGGGCCTGCAGTCTCATAGCACCTCAGCAGAGAGTCAGAGCGAGGAAAGCCAGTCTGAGGAAGACGACAGTGACTCTCAAGACAGCAGCAGATCCAAAGAAGACAGCAACTCCACGGAGAGCGAATCAAGCAGTGAGGAAGATGGCCAGTTGAAAAACATTGAGATAGAGAGCCGGAAATTAACAGTTGATGCCTATCACAACAAACCCATTGGGGACCAAGATGATAATGACTGCCAAGATGGCTATTAG